From a region of the Polyodon spathula isolate WHYD16114869_AA chromosome 31, ASM1765450v1, whole genome shotgun sequence genome:
- the LOC121302997 gene encoding E3 ubiquitin-protein ligase NEURL3-like, with translation MGNQNTLLRPDHCKETGLDLHLQTPSSHDCHRQCLGPLSFHPQTHGSQITMHPGHHRAERRDTFRDGLLFTSRPVALMERVTLRVEECEESWQGALRLGFTTHCPSRMNPDSLPPVACPDLEGQPGFWAGAIPEECARQGDRITYWVNRKGEVLYRVNEGDTFLLLTGVNVSRTLWGLMDVYGQTRSLQILGSTKRSAFGIQVSCPRHAPFNRRDTPVNPHFKAEPQTGGAEDCVVCLSSPVSTVLACGHACMCVPCADNVWDRIGTCPLCRKLIDEITLTGSKSKRSQLELGVSEEQELRRLGGF, from the exons ATGGGGAATCAAAACACTCTCTTGAGACCTG atCACTGTAAAGAGACCGGCCTTGACCTACACCTCCAAACACCATCCTCCCACGACTGCCACAGACAGTGCCTGGGACCCCTGAGCTTCCACCCACAAACCCACGGCTCCCAGATCACAATGCACCCCGGCCACCACCGGGCGGAGCGGAGAGACACCTTCAGAGACGGCCTCTTGTTCACCAGCCGGCCGGTGGCGCTGATGGAGCGCGTGACCCTGCGAGTGGAGGAGTGCGAGGAGAGCTGGCAAGGAGCTCTGCGGCTGGGCTTCACCACTCACTGCCCCTCCCGCATGAACCCCGACTCTCTGCCCCCTGTCGCCTGCCCCGATCTGGAGGGCCAGCCTGGGTTTTGGGCGGGGGCGATCCCAGAGGAGTGCGCCCGGCAGGGGGATAGGATCACATATTGGGTGAACAGGAAAGGGGAGGTGCTGTACAGAGTGAACGAAGGAGACACGTTCTTGCTGCTCACAGGGGTCAATGTGAGCAGAACACTGTGGGGGCTGATGGACGTGTACGGACAGACACGCTCGCTGCAGATACTAG GCTCGACGAAGAGGAGTGCGTTCGGCATCCAAGTCTCCTGCCCTCGACACGCGCCCTTCAACCGACGAGACACCCCAGTGAACCCCCATTTCAAAGCAGAACCCCAAACAG GGGGCGCTGAAGACTGCGTGGTTTGCCTCTCCAGTCCCGTGAGCACCGTTCTCGCGTGTGGTCACGCTTGCATGTGTGTCCCGTGTGCGGACAACGTGTGGGACCGGATCGGAACTTGTCCTTTGTGCCGGAAACTTATTGATGAGATCACGCTAACTGGCTCAAAATCCAAGCGATCACAACTGGAACTGGGAGTGAGTGAGGAGCAAGAATTAAGAAGACTGGGCGGGTTCTAG